Proteins from a single region of Deinococcota bacterium:
- the leuD gene encoding 3-isopropylmalate dehydratase small subunit codes for MALERITQVRGRGVYLPGDDIDTDRIIPARYLKCVTFDDLAEGLFRDVRYGEDGSEKPHPLNDPRFEGATVLLADANFGCGSSREHAPQAIYRHGFRAIIAESFAEIFFGNAVTLGMPCALASRARIRELAGAVATEPNTEITVDVEASTVSFGGKTVDIEIRESARNALINGRWDPIADLLEGADEVAKTAAGLAYLHPVLPSPAGVTAGARPTRASEPG; via the coding sequence ATGGCGCTCGAGAGGATTACTCAAGTACGTGGCCGAGGCGTCTACCTTCCCGGCGACGACATCGACACCGACAGAATAATCCCGGCGCGCTACCTCAAGTGCGTCACCTTCGACGACCTCGCCGAGGGCCTCTTTAGAGACGTGCGCTACGGCGAAGACGGCAGTGAAAAGCCTCACCCGCTGAACGATCCGCGCTTTGAGGGCGCGACCGTCCTGCTCGCGGACGCCAACTTCGGCTGCGGCTCGTCGCGCGAGCACGCTCCGCAGGCTATCTACCGCCACGGCTTCCGGGCCATCATCGCCGAGAGCTTCGCGGAGATCTTCTTCGGCAACGCGGTGACGCTGGGCATGCCCTGCGCCCTGGCGAGCAGGGCGCGGATTCGGGAGCTGGCCGGGGCCGTAGCGACCGAGCCGAACACCGAGATAACCGTCGACGTCGAGGCGAGCACGGTGAGCTTTGGCGGCAAGACAGTAGACATCGAGATCAGGGAGAGCGCCCGCAACGCCCTCATCAACGGCCGCTGGGACCCGATCGCCGACCTGCTCGAGGGCGCGGACGAGGTCGCTAAGACCGCCGCCGGGCTGGCCTATCTTCACCCTGTCCTCCCTTCACCAGCAGGCGTGACGGCTGGGGCGCGCCCGACTCGAGCTAGCGAACCCGGCTAG
- a CDS encoding type II toxin-antitoxin system VapB family antitoxin: protein MRTTINLDEGLLAEAQRLTGMKERTVLIHEGLRALIERESARRLARLGGSEPQLQRLPRRRSEPA, encoded by the coding sequence ATGCGCACCACCATCAATCTGGACGAGGGGCTGCTCGCCGAGGCCCAGCGCCTCACCGGCATGAAGGAACGGACCGTCCTCATCCACGAGGGGCTGCGGGCCCTGATCGAGCGCGAGAGCGCCCGGCGCCTAGCCAGGCTCGGCGGCAGCGAGCCGCAGTTGCAGAGGCTACCCCGCCGACGCTCTGAACCCGCGTGA
- a CDS encoding polysaccharide biosynthesis tyrosine autokinase, with protein sequence MDRNMDQDNSEVVSFGDLFSFIRRGLLYALAVGLVAAGAAYLISRSIEPSYRARATLLAAQLSPELRSFGVSLVTAPSLDAGTYRAAAVSDPVLVAAMARLGLNDTGQQAVQDFRDSMGVRSEDTRTSSLLHIDVESSSPEEAAQRANAVTAALLAWDVGRASQNLQRIVLTLEEQIASLDAQMAALAGGADTPSQEQQDQLTGLSTLRAQQQTQLSSARALSNSAVGLLEVLQPAPAPLRPVSPRPLLNAALALVLGVFLTYGLMLLRDALNTRVRSVEDLARLSGLPVLAEFPKQAPGTRRLPREASSYLRTNVLFATADAYPKIILVTSAQPGEGKTSTALSLAESFARNDHKTLIVDADMRKPALSKEYNLNPAQYQPLRAHLENLHQDYAPAKLAGAGSDNLYLIPSFEPAPAPSELLHHGFRQRLDEWRQDYDVIIIDSPPVLPVADALILAPLCTGTLLAASPQGSDRRQVQAAAETLQRVGVRMLGVVATNVAYAKGGGKANGYGYGYGYGEQEEEGAAAAPRPAKLDEKVLVSLHKSKQPSD encoded by the coding sequence ATGGACCGAAACATGGATCAGGACAACAGCGAAGTCGTTTCCTTTGGAGATCTTTTCAGCTTTATCCGCCGGGGCCTGCTCTACGCCCTGGCGGTCGGGCTCGTCGCCGCCGGCGCGGCCTACCTGATCAGCCGCAGCATCGAGCCCAGCTACCGGGCTCGGGCCACCCTCTTAGCCGCCCAGCTCAGCCCCGAACTCCGCTCCTTTGGCGTCTCGCTGGTGACCGCGCCCTCGCTCGACGCCGGCACCTACCGCGCCGCCGCCGTCAGCGATCCGGTTCTTGTGGCCGCCATGGCCCGGCTGGGGCTGAACGATACCGGTCAGCAGGCCGTCCAGGACTTCAGGGACAGCATGGGCGTGCGCAGCGAGGACACCAGGACCTCGAGCCTGCTCCACATCGACGTCGAGAGCTCTTCGCCCGAGGAGGCCGCCCAGCGGGCCAACGCGGTCACGGCAGCACTGCTGGCCTGGGACGTGGGCCGGGCCAGCCAGAACCTGCAGCGCATCGTCTTGACCCTAGAAGAGCAGATCGCCTCGCTCGACGCGCAGATGGCGGCGCTCGCCGGCGGCGCCGACACGCCCAGCCAGGAGCAGCAAGACCAGCTCACCGGCCTCAGCACCTTGCGCGCCCAGCAGCAGACGCAGCTCAGTTCGGCTAGGGCGCTCAGCAACTCGGCCGTCGGCCTGCTCGAGGTGCTCCAGCCCGCGCCGGCGCCGCTCCGGCCGGTGTCGCCGCGCCCACTCTTGAACGCCGCCCTGGCGCTGGTGCTGGGCGTGTTCCTGACTTACGGGCTGATGCTCTTGAGAGACGCCCTCAACACCCGCGTGCGCAGCGTCGAGGACTTAGCGCGGCTCAGCGGCCTGCCGGTCTTAGCCGAGTTTCCCAAGCAGGCGCCGGGCACCAGGCGGCTGCCCCGCGAGGCCTCGAGCTACTTGAGGACCAACGTGCTCTTCGCCACCGCCGACGCCTATCCCAAGATAATCCTGGTGACCAGCGCCCAGCCGGGCGAGGGCAAGACCAGCACCGCGCTCAGCCTGGCCGAGAGCTTTGCCCGCAATGACCACAAGACGCTGATCGTCGACGCCGATATGCGCAAGCCCGCCCTGAGCAAGGAGTACAACCTGAACCCCGCCCAGTACCAGCCGCTCAGGGCTCACCTCGAGAACCTCCATCAGGACTATGCTCCGGCCAAGCTTGCCGGGGCGGGGTCGGACAACCTCTACCTGATCCCCAGCTTCGAGCCCGCGCCGGCGCCTTCTGAGCTTCTGCACCACGGCTTCAGGCAGCGCCTCGACGAGTGGCGGCAGGACTACGACGTTATAATCATCGACTCACCGCCGGTGTTGCCGGTAGCCGACGCCCTGATTCTGGCGCCGCTGTGCACCGGCACCCTGCTGGCGGCCAGCCCGCAGGGGTCGGACCGGCGTCAGGTGCAGGCGGCGGCGGAGACGCTGCAGCGGGTGGGGGTGCGGATGCTGGGGGTGGTGGCGACCAACGTCGCCTACGCCAAAGGGGGCGGCAAGGCCAACGGCTACGGCTATGGCTACGGCTACGGCGAGCAGGAAGAGGAAGGGGCCGCGGCCGCGCCCCGGCCCGCCAAGCTTGACGAGAAGGTGCTGGTCTCGCTCCACAAGTCGAAGCAGCCCTCCGACTAA
- a CDS encoding metallophosphatase family protein: MRYLVLSDIHANHVALAAVLEHAGAQAWDGLVFLGDAVGYGAQPEEVVQALMRLGPAVAICGNHELMVLKLADGHRIGGGAVAEIAARHSRELSAESLGFLRGLELEALREGWAAVHGALRKPWEYIISVPSARMNQPLMKRDLYFVGHTHVPMAYILSSKGGTQRWQPVSCLQAHTAIELQAGQQAFVNPGSVGQPRDGSVLASYAIFDEASRRIEIFRIAFDHEAARAVAQARGYGQPVLR; encoded by the coding sequence ATGCGCTACCTCGTTCTCAGCGACATCCACGCCAACCACGTCGCCCTTGCGGCCGTGCTCGAGCACGCCGGCGCTCAGGCCTGGGACGGGCTGGTGTTTTTGGGCGACGCCGTGGGCTACGGCGCCCAGCCCGAGGAGGTGGTCCAGGCGCTCATGCGCTTAGGGCCCGCCGTCGCCATCTGCGGCAACCACGAGCTGATGGTCCTCAAGCTCGCCGACGGCCACAGGATCGGCGGGGGCGCGGTCGCCGAGATCGCCGCGCGCCACAGCCGGGAGCTTTCCGCCGAGAGCCTGGGCTTTTTGCGGGGCCTCGAGCTCGAGGCCCTCCGCGAGGGCTGGGCCGCCGTCCACGGCGCGCTCAGAAAGCCCTGGGAGTACATCATCAGCGTGCCCAGCGCCAGGATGAACCAGCCGCTGATGAAGCGCGACCTCTACTTCGTCGGCCACACCCACGTTCCCATGGCTTATATCCTCAGCAGCAAAGGGGGTACTCAGCGCTGGCAGCCCGTGAGCTGCCTCCAAGCGCATACCGCGATCGAGCTTCAGGCCGGCCAGCAGGCCTTCGTCAACCCGGGCTCGGTCGGCCAGCCGAGGGACGGCAGCGTGCTGGCAAGCTACGCCATTTTCGACGAGGCGTCGCGGCGCATCGAGATCTTCCGGATCGCCTTCGACCATGAGGCGGCGCGGGCGGTGGCGCAGGCGCGCGGCTATGGCCAGCCGGTGCTTCGCTGA
- the leuC gene encoding 3-isopropylmalate dehydratase large subunit, with protein MSQAKNLLEKVWEAHSVRTLQNGQTQLLIGTHLIHEVTSPQAFGMLRELGLGVRYPERTFATVDHIVPTDTRVQPFADPLADEMITALRRNCEDFGVTYFDLESGKQGIVHVVGPEQGITQPGTTIACGDSHTSTHGAFGAVAFGIGTSQVRDVLATQTLAITKPKLRRIEVDGELGPGVYAKDVILHIIKTLGVKGGIGYAYEYGGEVFARMSMEERMTVCNMSIEGGARCGYVNPDETTFEFLRGRPYAPKAQAWDEAVARWQGFASDPGCAYDDVVTIRAESIAPTVTWGIHPGQAVSILARVPTVENAPEHDKAAIAEALEHMKLKGGAAIAGTKIDVAFLGSCTNGRLSDFVEVAKHLRGHRVKAGVRAIAVPGSQVVAALCQELGIDEVFRDAGFEWREAGCSMCLAMNPDKLIGDELCASSSNRNFKGRQGSATGRTVLMSPVMVAAAAVTGKVSDAREVFGVREAVA; from the coding sequence ATGAGTCAAGCCAAGAATCTTTTAGAGAAGGTCTGGGAGGCCCACAGCGTGAGGACGCTGCAGAACGGGCAGACGCAGCTCCTGATCGGCACCCACCTGATCCACGAGGTGACGAGCCCGCAGGCCTTTGGCATGCTGCGCGAGCTGGGGCTGGGGGTGCGTTACCCCGAGCGGACCTTCGCCACCGTCGATCACATCGTGCCTACGGACACCCGCGTTCAGCCCTTCGCCGACCCCTTGGCCGACGAGATGATCACCGCCCTCAGGCGCAACTGCGAGGACTTCGGCGTCACCTATTTCGACCTCGAGAGCGGCAAGCAGGGCATCGTCCACGTGGTCGGCCCCGAGCAGGGCATCACCCAGCCCGGCACCACCATCGCCTGCGGCGACTCGCACACCTCGACCCACGGCGCCTTTGGCGCGGTCGCCTTTGGCATCGGCACCAGCCAGGTGCGCGACGTCTTGGCGACGCAGACGCTGGCGATCACCAAGCCCAAGCTCAGGCGCATCGAGGTAGACGGCGAACTCGGCCCCGGCGTCTACGCCAAGGACGTGATTCTGCACATCATCAAGACGCTGGGCGTCAAGGGCGGCATCGGCTACGCCTACGAGTACGGCGGTGAGGTCTTCGCGCGCATGAGCATGGAGGAGCGGATGACGGTCTGCAACATGTCGATCGAAGGCGGGGCGCGTTGCGGCTACGTCAACCCCGACGAGACGACCTTCGAGTTCTTGCGGGGCCGCCCTTATGCGCCCAAGGCTCAGGCCTGGGACGAGGCGGTGGCGCGCTGGCAGGGCTTCGCCTCCGACCCCGGCTGCGCCTACGACGACGTGGTCACTATCCGCGCCGAGAGCATCGCGCCCACCGTCACCTGGGGCATCCATCCGGGCCAGGCGGTCTCCATCTTGGCGCGCGTGCCGACGGTCGAGAACGCCCCCGAGCACGATAAGGCGGCCATTGCCGAAGCCCTCGAGCACATGAAGCTCAAGGGCGGCGCCGCCATCGCGGGCACGAAGATCGACGTGGCCTTTCTCGGCTCTTGCACCAATGGCAGGCTTTCGGACTTCGTCGAGGTGGCCAAGCACCTGAGGGGCCACCGGGTCAAAGCCGGCGTCCGCGCTATCGCCGTGCCCGGTTCGCAGGTGGTGGCGGCTCTCTGTCAGGAGCTGGGCATCGACGAGGTCTTTAGGGACGCCGGCTTCGAGTGGCGCGAGGCGGGCTGTTCGATGTGCCTGGCCATGAACCCCGACAAGCTCATCGGCGACGAGCTCTGCGCCAGCTCGAGCAACCGCAACTTCAAGGGCCGCCAGGGCAGCGCCACCGGCCGCACCGTCTTGATGAGTCCGGTGATGGTCGCCGCGGCGGCGGTGACGGGCAAAGTCAGCGACGCGCGCGAAGTCTTCGGCGTTCGGGAGGCGGTGGCCTGA